In Nicotiana tabacum cultivar K326 chromosome 2, ASM71507v2, whole genome shotgun sequence, the following proteins share a genomic window:
- the LOC107821220 gene encoding protein MIZU-KUSSEI 1-like, which yields MPKTDALRRFLLPCFATTPTSPAPPPPLTIAPKKRLSTSLRDDLDDPKQEKKLQEDQDSYPTTPTTPTNSIIPSAPPRSSKTMVIGTIYGQRRGGHVWFCVQHDRLNTKPSLLLELSIPTTTLIQEMQSGLVRIALEFKDTSSELNLCPLHSIPMWTLFCNGRKIGFAIKRRATQQTRNMLKTMQNMTVGAGVIPSGLVSGTETEEVLYMRANYECVIGGADSESFHLINPEEGPGQEFSIFLLRSK from the coding sequence ATGCCAAAAACCGACGCCCTCCGTCGGTTCCTCCTCCCCTGCTTCGCCACCACCCCCACCTCCCCCGCACCACCACCCCCACTCACCATTGCACCAAAAAAACGCCTCAGCACCTCCTTACGTGACGATCTCGACGAcccaaaacaagaaaaaaaattacaagaaGATCAAGATTCTTATCCCACCACCCCAACCACCCCAACAAACAGCATTATCCCTTCTGCTCCTCCACGCTCTTCAAAAACAATGGTGATCGGCACCATCTACGGCCAACGCCGCGGCGGACACGTGTGGTTCTGTGTACAACACGATCGTCTCAACACAAAGCCTTCACTTCTTCTAGAACTTTCCATCCCCACCACTACACTTATTCAAGAAATGCAAAGTGGACTTGTACGTATTGCTCTCGAGTTCAAGGACACGTCATCAGAACTGAATCTTTGTCCGCTTCATTCTATTCCTATGTGGACTCTTTTCTGTAATGGACGTAAAATCGGGTTTGCGATTAAAAGACGGGCGACCCAACAGACCCGAAACATGCTTAAAACCATGCAGAACATGACAGTCGGTGCGGGTGTGATTCCTTCGGGTTTGGTTTCGGGTACTGAAACTGAAGAGGTGTTGTACATGAGAGCTAATTACGAGTGTGTTATTGGTGGTGCGGATTCGGAGTCGTTTCATTTgattaatccggaagaaggtccGGGTCAAGAATTCAGTATCTTCTTGCTCCGGTCGAAATGA